In Fusarium oxysporum Fo47 chromosome XI, complete sequence, the following are encoded in one genomic region:
- a CDS encoding SGNH hydrolase-type esterase domain-containing protein produces the protein MKSLSKWVTVWAPTPQPTEEADMPSYPLTQHGVAFQNTTIRQTLRVTAGGDSIRIRLSNLFGLETLHISRAVIAVPRPHDSFGPGGSASILKGTAQQALLDGEQTISVPGGSHVVSDCLKFPIKAGQVLSISIFLQKGHHSQQITSHPGSRTDSWLCHGDQSMASELSGPDLRSLTHWYFLSGVEICQDAAHHGTLVLLGDSITDGRCSTDNANNRWPDLLFDRMQQHPFAQNIAIINQAVGGGRVLQDGKGPSLLSRLDRDAVAQPGRRYILVFHGVNDLGTADSDTESLQEVTKALKKAYRQIVSRCHAHGLHVLGATIGPMGGNEPYGTCEMREWARQDVNDWIRKFGVFDAVVDFDYVLRSAKDGSRLKEEFDSGDHLHPNVAAFEAMAAAFPLDIFEQFES, from the exons ATGAAGTCTCTTTCCAAGTGGGTAACAGTCTGGGCACCAACACCTCAGCCTACTGAGGAGGCGGATATGCCATCTTATCCATTG ACGCAGCATGGGGTTGCTTTTCAGAACACCACAATCCGACAGACTTTGCGAGTGACAGCAGGCGGAGACTCTATCCGGATTCGCTTGTCGAACCTGTTTGGATTGGAGACATTGCACATCTCGAGAGCTGTGATTGCTGTTCCTCGGCCACACGACTCTTTTGGTCCTGGTGGCTCTGCGTCGATCTTGAAGGGGACAGCGCAGCAGGCTCTTTTAGATGGCGAACAAACGATCTCAGTGCCTGGCGGATCCCACGTAGTATCAGACTGTCTCAAATTCCCAATCAAAGCAGGGCAGGTTCTGTCAATCAGCATCTTTCTCCAGAAAGGccatcattctcaacagATCACCTCCCACCCTGGCAGTCGCACAGATTCCTGGCTTTGTCATGGCGACCAGTCGATGGCATCTGAGCTCTCCGGACCTGACTTACGGTCGTTGACGCATTGGTATTTCCTCTCTGGAGTCGAAATATGTCAAGATGCTGCTCATCACGGAACCCTTGTTCTCCTGGGCGACAGCATAACCGACGGGCGCTGTAGCACAGATAACGCAAACAACCGCTGGCCAGACCTTCTGTTTGACCGCATGCAGCAGCACCCATTCGCGCAAAatatcgccatcatcaaccaggCCGTGGGTGGTGGGAGGGTTCTACAAGATGGCAAAGGACCAAGTCTTTTGAGTCGCCTAGATCGCGACGCTGTCGCTCAGCCAGGTCGACGCTACATCCTAGTCTTCCATGGGGTGAACGACCTTGGCACGGCAGATTCTGACACCGAATCCTTGCAAGAGGTCACAAAAGCTCTCAAGAAGGCCTATCGCCAGATTGTCTCACGCTGCCATGCGCACGGTTTGCATGTCTTGGGTGCCACTATTGGGCCAATGGGTGGTAACGAGCCTTACGGAACCTGCGAAATGCGTGAATGGGCGCGCCAGGACGTGAACGATTGGATTCGGAAGTTTGGCGTATTTGACGCCGTGGTAGACTTTGACTATGTCCTGCGATCTGCTAAAGATGGTAGTCGTTTGAAGGAAGAGTTTGACTCTGGGGACCACTTGCACCCAAACGTTGCAGCGTTCGAAGCAATGGCGGCTGCCTTTCCATTGGACATATTTGAGCAATTCGAATCATAG
- a CDS encoding glycoside hydrolase superfamily has product MLPPESGIDAWLRYAPLSETLRSLHKPVSSIIALSTNPTCPVSVAGEELRCGLERILGQSVQVDSDLRTDTKGSIVVGTLSALKANGGEDLVQSVPVLDEDGFWLDTNVDGNNNIHIVGQNERGALYGAFEYLSLLAQGKLAKTNVQQAYHPGAAIRYVNEWDNLDGSIERGYGGKSIFFRDGEVLTDLSRVRQYARLLASVGINGCIVNNVNSSHNLLNDTNLDGLGRVADVMRPYGIRIGVSLFFDTPRGLAGLPTSDPLDPDVIKFWEDITAKLYKRVPDMLGYTIKANSEGQPGPLTYGRTLAQGANMFARALKPHGDGVVMYRAFVYNHHLDESDLKNDRANAAVEYFAHLDGEFEDNVIIQIKFGPIDFQIREPPSTLFAHLRKTPMICEFMVCQEYLGQQSHYVYMAPEWETILGFDMRIDDKPSLVRDIASGKVHGLNKGGYAAVTNIGDDLTWLGHHLSMSNLYAYGRLCWDAAAPAQDILLDWIRLTFTAENQKVIDTIRNIGMESWPTYEAYSGNLGIQTLCDILYTHYGPSPGSQDGNGWGQWTRADSKALGMDRTAATGTGYAAQYPPQVAAQFERIETTPDDLLLWFHHVPYTHKLKSGKTVIQHIYDAHYEGSANAQTFVTRWASLKGLIDDARFEHVAFKLAYQAGHSLVWRDSVNNFYLAKCGIPDEKNRVGNYLWRIEAESMQLSGYTIVDVTPPEAASLGRAIVASSLERAVATTKLRFPSGKRDIAVNYFDHTGGHARYELLLDGKMVREWKSDLDTRLGHDFSEYLDGHSATRVYLHGVEVREGAELTVIGYPDGKDMASLDYISVLPEGVVD; this is encoded by the coding sequence ATGCTTCCTCCAGAAAGCGGAATCGATGCATGGCTTCGCTATGCCCCTCTATCCGAGACATTGCGCAGCCTTCATAAGCCAGTTTCCAGCATCATTGCTCTGAGCACCAACCCAACATGTCCAGTTTCTGTCGCTGGAGAGGAGCTCCGATGTGGCCTCGAGCGTATACTCGGACAAAGCGTACAGGTCGACTCTGACCTTCGCACTGACACCAAAGGTTCAATTGTGGTCGGCACCTTGTCAGCTCTGAAGGCGAACGGAGGCGAAGATCTCGTTCAGTCAGTACCTGTacttgatgaagatggattTTGGCTTGACACAAATGTTGATGGAAACAATAACATTCACATCGTCGGCCAAAATGAGCGAGGAGCCCTTTATGGAGCATTCGAATACCTCTCTCTCCTTGCGCAGGGCAAACTGGCCAAGACCAATGTCCAACAGGCATACCATCCCGGAGCTGCTATCAGATACGTCAACGAATGGGACAACCTCGACGGCAGCATAGAAAGAGGTTACGGAGGCAAGTCCATCTTCTTCCGCGACGGCGAGGTCTTGACGGACCTATCTCGTGTCCGCCAATATGCTCGCTTATTGGCCTCAGTCGGCATCAATGGCTGCATTGTGAACAATGTCAATTCGAGCCACAATCTTCTCAACGACACAAACCTCGATGGTCTCGGTCGAGTCGCCGATGTCATGCGTCCTTATGGAATACGCATTGGCGTTTCATTGTTCTTCGACACTCCCCGAGGCCTCGCCGGTCTGCCTACATCAGATCCTCTAGATCCTGATGTCATCAAGTTCTGGGAGGATATCACGGCCAAGCTGTACAAGCGTGTCCCGGATATGCTTGGATAcaccatcaaggccaacTCAGAAGGTCAGCCGGGGCCTCTGACATATGGTCGCACACTTGCACAGGGAGCTAACATGTTCGCTCGTGCACTGAAGCCTCATGGTGACGGTGTCGTCATGTATCGCGCTTTTGTCTACAACCACCATCTGGACGAATCCGATCTCAAGAACGACCGAGCCAATGCCGCGGTAGAGTATTTCGCTCACCTTGATGGCGAGTTCGAAGATAACGTCATAATCCAGATCAAATTTGGCCCAATAGACTTTCAGATTCGTGAGCCTCCCTCTACTCTATTCGCCCATCTCCGGAAGACGCCAATGATCTGTGAGTTCATGGTGTGTCAGGAGTATCTGGGTCAGCAGTCGCATTACGTGTACATGGCCCCAGAATGGGAGACTATTCTCGGCTTCGACATGCGCATCGACGACAAGCCTTCTCTTGTAAGAGATATCGCCTCTGGCAAAGTCCATGGTCTGAACAAGGGCGGTTATGCTGCAGTCACCAACATCGGGGATGACCTTACATGGCTGGGACACCATCTATCTATGTCAAACCTCTATGCATACGGTCGATTGTGCTGGGACGCAGCTGCTCCAGCGCAGGATATCCTGCTCGATTGGATTCGCCTGACATTCACTGCAGAGAACCAGAAGGTGATAGACACCATCCGCAATATCGGAATGGAGTCATGGCCTACATATGAAGCCTACAGTGGTAATCTCGGGATCCAAACCCTATGTGACATCCTCTACACCCATTACGGCCCCAGCCCAGGTTCACAAGATGGAAACGGCTGGGGCCAATGGACTCGCGCCGATAGCAAGGCCCTCGGCATGGACCGCACCGCTGCCACTGGCACGGGCTATGCAGCTCAATATCCACCTCAGGTCGCTGCTCAGTTTGAAAGGATCGAGACAACGCCAGATGACCTTCTTTTATGGTTTCATCACGTTCCTTATACgcacaagctcaagtctGGTAAAACCGTAATCCAACACATATACGATGCCCACTACGAAGGGTCAGCAAATGCTCAGACATTTGTGACAAGGTGGGCATCCCTGAAGGGCCTCATTGACGATGCGCGCTTTGAGCACGTCGCTTTCAAGCTTGCGTATCAAGCAGGCCATTCACTCGTCTGGCGTGACTCGGTGAACAACTTCTATCTGGCCAAGTGCGGCATCCCAGATGAGAAAAACCGTGTCGGAAACTATCTATGGCGTATAGAGGCCGAAAGCATGCAGCTGAGTGGTTATACCATTGTTGACGTGACGCCTCCTGAAGCAGCGTCTCTTGGCCGTGCCATCGTGGCATCATCGTTGGAAAGAGCCGTTGCAACCACGAAACTAAGGTTCCCCTCGGGGAAGCGTGACATTGCTGTTAACTACTTTGATCACACTGGTGGGCATGCACGCTACGAGCTTCTCCTAGATGGAAAGATGGTCAGAGAGTGGAAAAGCGATCTAGACACGCGGCTTGGTCATGACTTCTCGGAGTATCTAGACGGACATTCGGCCACGAGAGTTTACTTGCATGGTGTTGAAGTTCGGGAGGGCGCCGAGCTAACAGTTATCGGTTACCCAGACGGAAAGGACATGGCATCACTAGATTACATCTCGGTTTTGCCTGAGGGCGTGGTGGATTAA